The Sulfurirhabdus autotrophica genome contains the following window.
TGTGCTCTGCAAACAAATCCAGCGCTTCCTGTGCTGCCTTAGGGCCGATTCCACCCCATTTTTTGGACACATGGTAGTAAACCCGGAAGGAGCCCTGGGCGCCCGGTTTGTTTTCTATGCCTGCTTCTACCTCACCGCTTTCTCCAAACAATTTCATATTGCCAAAACTATCTGTATTTTCCAGCGTTGCCAGATTATCTTGAAAATTCTGCATTGATACCATTACTCCTAAAGTTTGTTATTACCGTTAAAGGCATCACACCCAATATGCTACGGTTGTCATGACCTTTGAATTGAGTTTCATTGCTTGCTTAACTGGAACTGGCAGCTCCACACCGCCATGCTGCAGGGCGGTGGTTGCATGTTTTGCTTCATCTTCTCTCATTTGCACCAGCACAGCGTGACTTTTTTCATCATGCGCAGGCAAACGCTGCAAATGCCCTTCCAGATGCGCACCCACTTGGTGTTCCGTTTCCGCCAAAAAACCCAAACTCCATTTATCCCCAATGGCGCCTGCCAATGCGCCAATGGCTAATGATCCGGTGTACCACAAAGGATTAAGAAAGCTTTTGTGGGTACCCAATGCCTGGATCCGGCTTTCGCACCAGGCCAAATGCTCTGTTTCTTCTGCTGCTGCCTGCTTCAGTGCTTTTTGGGTTTGAGGGTCACGCGCGGTCAGAGCCTGCCCCTGATATAACGCTTGGGCACAGATTTCGCCACTATGATTGATGCGCATCAGGGCGCCTGCCAAGCGTTTTTCTGTGCTGGTTAAGTCAGGCTCTGGCAAATCTGCTCCAGGCAGGGGTCTTGCTGTTTGCGCTTTCGTAAACAGCGTACGCAACCCTTTATCAAAATTAATAATGACGTGATCTATATTCAACATTTTCCGGTGAACCCCATTTGCCTGGCCAATAAAGTGACGGGATGTATTACTTCAATCTGCATACCTTGACTTCGCAACCCTTGCGCCAACCACAAGGCGCAACCCACATTGGAAGTTGCTAGATAAGTTGTATCGCACTGACGCAATGCGTTCAGTTTATCATCCCGAAGTAAACCTGCCATCTCTGGTTGCTGTAAATGATACAGTCCAGCCGCACCACAACATTGGTCATTGCCCTCCAAAGGCTCGATTTCAGCCAGAGGAATACGACCCAGCAGGGTATACACTGACTTTTCAGCATGAAGCACATTGCGTAATGTACAGGGGTCTTGCACCCTAATCTTGGTATCAAGTGAGTCTAAAGTAATACCCTCCCACCCTTCTGCCTGAGATAAGAACGCGCTGACATCCATGACCTTGGTCGCGATATCCGCTCCCTCCACACTGATTAGGTGATTGTACTCACTTAACATGGCTCCGCAACCGGATGCGACTGAAATAACAGCACTGAGTTTTAACCCTTCAAATGCCTTACTGTTCTGCTTTGCTGACTTGGTTGATTCATCCGAAAAACCCGCATGCTGGTGCATTGCTCCACAACACCCCTGCTGCTTAGGGACATGCACCGTATATCCCAAGCGATTCAATACAAATACTGATGCATTCAGCACTTCGACATCGGTCAAACGTGCCACACAGCCCAGAAACAGCCCTACTTCTGCTCTCATCGAACCCAGGGCTGGGTAAATTTCTTTCCAATTGTGAATTTCAGGCAATTCAGGCAACTCAGCTTCCAACCCTGCCAAACCAAAACGCTGCAATAGGCTGGATTTTCGAAGCAAATATTGCAAACCAGATTGCTGATACAGACGAATTGCTCGCCCAAAAGATCGTAGTTTAAAGGGGTTATTTACAACGCTACTTAATGCTCGATAACGTTTAGCCCCTGAGGGGTTTGGTCTTTTTTGTTTAATTAACTGGCGAACACCATCCACCGCACGGCCATATTCCACTTTTGAGGGGCAGGCATTTTCACAGGCACGGCAAGTCATACACAAATCAATATGCTGAATAAAGCGCTCACTGAGGGATAATCGGTTTTCCAGCACCCCTTTCATCAAGGCGATACGACCACGCGGAGAATCTGCTTCAGATTTTGTTTTACGGTAGGTAGGGCAATGGGAAAGACATAGTCCGCAGGCAACGCAGTGGTTGGCAGCCTGATTGGTTTCATCCAAACCAGCGAAGTGGGTTATTAATGGTAAAACTGTCGACATGCTTGCCATTATACGTAGCAAAGCACCAATACGATCACAATCTGAAATAAAAAACGGGCGTCCGAAGACGCCCGTTTTAAGACACTACCAATAATCTAGCTTAAATCAGCCAAATTAGAAGTTGTGAATCATACCTACGCTAACACCGCTGGTAGCT
Protein-coding sequences here:
- a CDS encoding DUF2322 family protein, with amino-acid sequence MQNFQDNLATLENTDSFGNMKLFGESGEVEAGIENKPGAQGSFRVYYHVSKKWGGIGPKAAQEALDLFAEHTEDARQNPGKHPNIDRLFEVIDKDIYYAVRCYPV
- the coq7 gene encoding 2-polyprenyl-3-methyl-6-methoxy-1,4-benzoquinone monooxygenase, whose product is MLNIDHVIINFDKGLRTLFTKAQTARPLPGADLPEPDLTSTEKRLAGALMRINHSGEICAQALYQGQALTARDPQTQKALKQAAAEETEHLAWCESRIQALGTHKSFLNPLWYTGSLAIGALAGAIGDKWSLGFLAETEHQVGAHLEGHLQRLPAHDEKSHAVLVQMREDEAKHATTALQHGGVELPVPVKQAMKLNSKVMTTVAYWV
- a CDS encoding (Fe-S)-binding protein, which encodes MSTVLPLITHFAGLDETNQAANHCVACGLCLSHCPTYRKTKSEADSPRGRIALMKGVLENRLSLSERFIQHIDLCMTCRACENACPSKVEYGRAVDGVRQLIKQKRPNPSGAKRYRALSSVVNNPFKLRSFGRAIRLYQQSGLQYLLRKSSLLQRFGLAGLEAELPELPEIHNWKEIYPALGSMRAEVGLFLGCVARLTDVEVLNASVFVLNRLGYTVHVPKQQGCCGAMHQHAGFSDESTKSAKQNSKAFEGLKLSAVISVASGCGAMLSEYNHLISVEGADIATKVMDVSAFLSQAEGWEGITLDSLDTKIRVQDPCTLRNVLHAEKSVYTLLGRIPLAEIEPLEGNDQCCGAAGLYHLQQPEMAGLLRDDKLNALRQCDTTYLATSNVGCALWLAQGLRSQGMQIEVIHPVTLLARQMGFTGKC